The Temnothorax longispinosus isolate EJ_2023e chromosome 12, Tlon_JGU_v1, whole genome shotgun sequence genome includes a window with the following:
- the LOC139822758 gene encoding uncharacterized protein isoform X4 — protein sequence MVHEIKQNIGVVVLRFLSAIILKKRKKNGLLILHFIGVDLIIKMYNLICTSGYYSVYNERQMKKRCIKKSHIIATNKSKFSLQQIANNLNKKIPKVRLTTLSIADLLLAVNSNAILNIGTLNVKSKIEEDICVPSNNNYDTEQCNTNQSFDLMFCDNTNDIENIKGSAYLTEDVLSINEEPNTLIDSSKNIMSEKTDNIPYNNMQLSNKYSTINNNNASLNANETHILDNISTGTLVPPAEFTFIENQLKSNYEINDNNTDNESDTSITSKNSFDDSFHTSDCSMFEDTDEDQTENTREYITNTSKSKTVNSTLNLTSCLSKVAVWDDRNMYVETSNNPKSKKLSMCPYCKKLQTQFTRHLEWIHKNEEDVKKFSLLPKGNSERKKIIGILRRTGNFIYNTDSNINKGDLIVCRRPRTNKQAADFIPCAKCKGFFAKNNIRHHFRSCVQKQEPQRNVKLLGRTVACRIHHSACTLLRRLVFPVMREDNITQIIRYDELLIAYGNKLCQNKYRPQHHDMIRARLRLLGRFLIVLRDIDNSVVDFTSIYDPIKYEQCIKVVNKLAQFDETTETYKILSVASSLGRYIKQVGQVLKSMCIKKQEFHKQTVVEDFLKLFTENYLASINKMILETQEYKKRGQKNIVLPSIDDIEMFNTYLKFERTKALQFLQTTGFSIQAWRMLAETTLVSIMVFNRRHPGELERILIENLKNCAAISKEEAPELYKSLSKYVRMTIRDNLGRLVPVLLHEEILKCMQMIVNYRKHAGVPENNPYIFGIYTIDKNRYKYLKASVLMRKHSIISGLKIPTSLRNTILWEHIATVCISLAISEHEVNDLTDFKSHHEKINKLHYKQSVITNLAISRLFKYTQGEDASDESDVDEDENENDMTNDSNIHSILNISDTLSALTKTRQSEQLPIKEKDFNNHINNNIKKNKVNRFLAPKRKINHNSENMTESDDEFNTELDLNISNTLSLKETKQSEEVFRRKNNVNNNTERNKKKRKVLN from the exons ATGGTCCATGAAATCAAGCAAAACATCGGTGTGGTCgttctcaggtttctctctgctattatattaaaaaaaagaaaaaaaaacggattactaatattgcattttattggcGTTGATTTGATaatcaaaatgtataatttaatatgtacgAGTGGATACTATAGTGTCTATAATGAAAGGCAAATGAAGAAaagatgtattaaaaaatcacacaTTATCGCAACTAATA aAAGCAAATTCAGCTTGCAACAGATTGCAAACAATTTAAACAAGAAAATTCCAAAAGTAAGGTTAACAACTTTATCAATAGCag ATTTATTGCTAGCTGTTAATTCCAAtgctatattaaatattgggACATTAAATGTGAAATCTAAAATTGAAGAAGACATTTGCGTTCCGTCAAACAATAACTATGATACTGAACAGTGTAATACAAACCAAAGTTTTGATTTGATGTTTTGTGACAATACAAATGACATAGAGAATATAAAAGGTTCTGCGTATTTGACTGAAGATGTTCTTTCTATCAATGAGGAACCTAATACATTAATTGATAGTAGCAAAAACATAATGAGTG AGAAGACTGACAATATTCCATACAACAATATGCAGCTgagtaataaatatagtaccattaataacaataatgctTCTTTAAATGCAAATGAGACTCACATCCTCGATAATATTTCAACTGGTACATTAGTTCCACCTGCGGAATTTACATTCATAGAGAATCagttaaaatcaaattatgaaattaacgataataatactgacaatgagtctGATACTTCTATTACATCTAAAAATAGTTTTGATGATAGTTTTCATACATCAGATTGCTCTATGTTTGAAGACACAGATGAAGATCAAACTGAAAATACACGTGAATATATAACTAATACAAGCAAAAGTAAAACTGTGAACAGTACATTAAATTTGACATCATGCTTATCTAAAGTAGCTGTATGGGATGATAGAAATATGTATGTGGAAACTTCTAACAATCctaaatcgaaaaaattaagtatgtgcccatattgtaaaaaacttCAAACACAATTTACAAGGCACTTAGAATGGatacataaaaatgaagaagatGTGAAAAAGTTCTCTCTTTTACCTAAGG GTAATTCAGAACGAAAGAAGATTATTGGTATACTTCGACGAACAggaaatttcatatataatacagattCTAACATAAATAAAGGAGATTTAATTGTATGTCGGCGTCCAAGAACAAATAAACAAGCAGCCGATTTTATTCCTTGTGCAAAATGTAAAGGTTTTTTTgctaaaaacaatataagacaTCATTTTCGTTCTTGTGTACAGAAACAAGAACCTCaacgaaatgtaaaattattggGACGTACTGTTGCTTGTCGTATACATCACAGTGCATGTACATTGTTAAGAAGATTGGTATTCCCAGTTATGAGAGAAGACAATATAACTCAAATTATTAGATACGACGAGTTACTGATTGCTTATGGCAACAAACTGTGTCAGAATAAGTATCGTCCCCAACATCACGATATGATCCGAGCGCGATTGAGATTACTTGGACGATTTCTTATTGTTTTGAGAGATATCGATAACAGTGTAGTAGATTTTACTTCAATATATGATCCAATAAAATACGAACAATGCATCAAAGTTGTCAATAAACTTGCACAATTTGATGAAACGACTGagacatataaaatattatctgttGCATCATCTTTGGGAAGATACATTAAACAAGTTGGGCAAGTATTAAAAAGTATGTGCATTAAGAAACAAGAATTTCACAAACAAACTGTGGTAGaagattttttgaaattatttacagaGAATTATCTTGccagtataaataaaatgatacttGAAACTCAAGAGTATAAAAAAAGGggacaaaaaaatattgtcttgCCATCAATAGATGATATTGAGATGTTCAATACTTATCTCAAATTTGAACGCACAAAAGCtctacaatttttacaaacaactGGTTTCTCGATTCAAGCATGGCGTATGCTAGCTGAAACAACATTAGTATCTATTATGGTATTTAATAGAAGACATCCTGGTGAACTAGAGcgtattttaattgaaaatttgaaaaattgtgcAGCAATTTCAAAAGAAGAAGCAcctgaattatataaatctttatccAAATATGTACGAATGACAATACGCGATAATTTAGGAAGACTAGTTCCTGTGTTGCTCcatgaagaaatattaaaatgtatgcaAATGATTGTTAATTATCGTAAACATGCTGGTGTTCCCGAAAATAATCCTTATATCTTTGGTATATATACAATCGACAAaaacagatataaatatttaaaagcaaGTGTATTAATGCGAAAACATTCTATAATTTCTGGATTGAAAATACCAACTTCGTTAcgaaatacaatattatggGAACATATTGCTACAGTATGCATTTCATTAGCTATATCTGAACATGAAGTGAATGATCTAACGGATTTCAAGTCCCatcacgaaaaaataaataaattgcattataAACAGTCTGTCATAACAAATTTGGCTATATCACGTTTATTCAAATACACACAAGGAGAAGATGCAAGCGATGAAAGCGATGTTGATGAGGATGAAAATGAGAATGATATGACTAATGATAGTAACatacattcaattttaaatatttctgatacTTTATCAGCATTAACAAAAACAAGACAATCTGAACAGCTGCCTATCAAAGAGAAAGATTtcaataatcatataaataataatataaagaaaaataaag TAAACCGCTTTTTAGCTCCTAAAAGGAAAATTAATCATAATAGTGAAAATATGACCGAATCAGACGATGAATTTAATACAGaattagatttaaatatttccaatactttatcattaaaagagACAAAGCAATCTGAAGAAGTGTTTAGGAGAAAGAAtaacgtaaataataatacagagagaaataaaaagaaaaggaaagttTTGAATTAA
- the LOC139822758 gene encoding uncharacterized protein isoform X6 codes for MVHEIKQNIGVVVLRFLSAIILKKRKKNGLLILHFIGVDLIIKMYNLICTSGYYSVYNERQMKKRCIKKSHIIATNKSKFSLQQIANNLNKKIPKVRLTTLSIADLLLAVNSNAILNIGTLNVKSKIEEDICVPSNNNYDTEQCNTNQSFDLMFCDNTNDIENIKGSAYLTEDVLSINEEPNTLIDSSKNIMSDLLLTADSNTALNIGISNVNNDIKDNSTILNKPSDVTENVECDEFDSTFIIYGNAYVVDKFKSPKKSLKILSEVPNVNNILVKETTLPMLTEKTDNIPYNNMQLSNKYSTINNNNASLNANETHILDNISTGTLVPPAEFTFIENQLKSNYEINDNNTDNESDTSITSKNSFDDSFHTSDCSMFEDTDEDQTENTREYITNTSKSKTVNSTLNLTSCLSKVAVWDDRNMYVETSNNPKSKKLSMCPYCKKLQTQFTRHLEWIHKNEEDVKKFSLLPKGNSERKKIIGILRRTGNFIYNTDSNINKGDLIVCRRPRTNKQAADFIPCAKCKGFFAKNNIRHHFRSCVQKQEPQRNVKLLGRTVACRIHHSACTLLRRLVFPVMREDNITQIIRYDELLIAYGNKLCQNKYRPQHHDMIRARLRLLGRFLIVLRDIDNSVVDFTSIYDPIKYEQCIKVVNKLAQFDETTETYKILSVASSLGRYIKQVGELSCQYK; via the exons ATGGTCCATGAAATCAAGCAAAACATCGGTGTGGTCgttctcaggtttctctctgctattatattaaaaaaaagaaaaaaaaacggattactaatattgcattttattggcGTTGATTTGATaatcaaaatgtataatttaatatgtacgAGTGGATACTATAGTGTCTATAATGAAAGGCAAATGAAGAAaagatgtattaaaaaatcacacaTTATCGCAACTAATA aAAGCAAATTCAGCTTGCAACAGATTGCAAACAATTTAAACAAGAAAATTCCAAAAGTAAGGTTAACAACTTTATCAATAGCag ATTTATTGCTAGCTGTTAATTCCAAtgctatattaaatattgggACATTAAATGTGAAATCTAAAATTGAAGAAGACATTTGCGTTCCGTCAAACAATAACTATGATACTGAACAGTGTAATACAAACCAAAGTTTTGATTTGATGTTTTGTGACAATACAAATGACATAGAGAATATAAAAGGTTCTGCGTATTTGACTGAAGATGTTCTTTCTATCAATGAGGAACCTAATACATTAATTGATAGTAGCAAAAACATAATGAGTG atttattgCTAACTGCCGATTCTAATACTGCGTTAAATATTGGGATATCAAATGTGAATAACGATATCAAAGATAATTCGACAATATTAAACAAGCCCTCTGATGTAACAGAGAACGTTGAATGTGATGAATTTGActctacttttataatttatggaaACGCATATGTCGTTGACAAATTTAAAAGTCCTAAAAAATCTCTCAAGATTTTATCAGAAGTACCAAatgtgaataatatattagtaaaagAGACAACACTTCCAATGCTTACAGAGAAGACTGACAATATTCCATACAACAATATGCAGCTgagtaataaatatagtaccattaataacaataatgctTCTTTAAATGCAAATGAGACTCACATCCTCGATAATATTTCAACTGGTACATTAGTTCCACCTGCGGAATTTACATTCATAGAGAATCagttaaaatcaaattatgaaattaacgataataatactgacaatgagtctGATACTTCTATTACATCTAAAAATAGTTTTGATGATAGTTTTCATACATCAGATTGCTCTATGTTTGAAGACACAGATGAAGATCAAACTGAAAATACACGTGAATATATAACTAATACAAGCAAAAGTAAAACTGTGAACAGTACATTAAATTTGACATCATGCTTATCTAAAGTAGCTGTATGGGATGATAGAAATATGTATGTGGAAACTTCTAACAATCctaaatcgaaaaaattaagtatgtgcccatattgtaaaaaacttCAAACACAATTTACAAGGCACTTAGAATGGatacataaaaatgaagaagatGTGAAAAAGTTCTCTCTTTTACCTAAGG GTAATTCAGAACGAAAGAAGATTATTGGTATACTTCGACGAACAggaaatttcatatataatacagattCTAACATAAATAAAGGAGATTTAATTGTATGTCGGCGTCCAAGAACAAATAAACAAGCAGCCGATTTTATTCCTTGTGCAAAATGTAAAGGTTTTTTTgctaaaaacaatataagacaTCATTTTCGTTCTTGTGTACAGAAACAAGAACCTCaacgaaatgtaaaattattggGACGTACTGTTGCTTGTCGTATACATCACAGTGCATGTACATTGTTAAGAAGATTGGTATTCCCAGTTATGAGAGAAGACAATATAACTCAAATTATTAGATACGACGAGTTACTGATTGCTTATGGCAACAAACTGTGTCAGAATAAGTATCGTCCCCAACATCACGATATGATCCGAGCGCGATTGAGATTACTTGGACGATTTCTTATTGTTTTGAGAGATATCGATAACAGTGTAGTAGATTTTACTTCAATATATGATCCAATAAAATACGAACAATGCATCAAAGTTGTCAATAAACTTGCACAATTTGATGAAACGACTGagacatataaaatattatctgttGCATCATCTTTGGGAAGATACATTAAACAAGTTGG aGAATTATCTTGccagtataaataa
- the LOC139822758 gene encoding uncharacterized protein isoform X1, whose protein sequence is MVHEIKQNIGVVVLRFLSAIILKKRKKNGLLILHFIGVDLIIKMYNLICTSGYYSVYNERQMKKRCIKKSHIIATNKSKFSLQQIANNLNKKIPKVRLTTLSIADLLLAVNSNAILNIGTLNVKSKIEEDICVPSNNNYDTEQCNTNQSFDLMFCDNTNDIENIKGSAYLTEDVLSINEEPNTLIDSSKNIMSDLLLTADSNTALNIGISNVNNDIKDNSTILNKPSDVTENVECDEFDSTFIIYGNAYVVDKFKSPKKSLKILSEVPNVNNILVKETTLPMLTEKTDNIPYNNMQLSNKYSTINNNNASLNANETHILDNISTGTLVPPAEFTFIENQLKSNYEINDNNTDNESDTSITSKNSFDDSFHTSDCSMFEDTDEDQTENTREYITNTSKSKTVNSTLNLTSCLSKVAVWDDRNMYVETSNNPKSKKLSMCPYCKKLQTQFTRHLEWIHKNEEDVKKFSLLPKGNSERKKIIGILRRTGNFIYNTDSNINKGDLIVCRRPRTNKQAADFIPCAKCKGFFAKNNIRHHFRSCVQKQEPQRNVKLLGRTVACRIHHSACTLLRRLVFPVMREDNITQIIRYDELLIAYGNKLCQNKYRPQHHDMIRARLRLLGRFLIVLRDIDNSVVDFTSIYDPIKYEQCIKVVNKLAQFDETTETYKILSVASSLGRYIKQVGQVLKSMCIKKQEFHKQTVVEDFLKLFTENYLASINKMILETQEYKKRGQKNIVLPSIDDIEMFNTYLKFERTKALQFLQTTGFSIQAWRMLAETTLVSIMVFNRRHPGELERILIENLKNCAAISKEEAPELYKSLSKYVRMTIRDNLGRLVPVLLHEEILKCMQMIVNYRKHAGVPENNPYIFGIYTIDKNRYKYLKASVLMRKHSIISGLKIPTSLRNTILWEHIATVCISLAISEHEVNDLTDFKSHHEKINKLHYKQSVITNLAISRLFKYTQGEDASDESDVDEDENENDMTNDSNIHSILNISDTLSALTKTRQSEQLPIKEKDFNNHINNNIKKNKVNRFLAPKRKINHNSENMTESDDEFNTELDLNISNTLSLKETKQSEEVFRRKNNVNNNTERNKKKRKVLN, encoded by the exons ATGGTCCATGAAATCAAGCAAAACATCGGTGTGGTCgttctcaggtttctctctgctattatattaaaaaaaagaaaaaaaaacggattactaatattgcattttattggcGTTGATTTGATaatcaaaatgtataatttaatatgtacgAGTGGATACTATAGTGTCTATAATGAAAGGCAAATGAAGAAaagatgtattaaaaaatcacacaTTATCGCAACTAATA aAAGCAAATTCAGCTTGCAACAGATTGCAAACAATTTAAACAAGAAAATTCCAAAAGTAAGGTTAACAACTTTATCAATAGCag ATTTATTGCTAGCTGTTAATTCCAAtgctatattaaatattgggACATTAAATGTGAAATCTAAAATTGAAGAAGACATTTGCGTTCCGTCAAACAATAACTATGATACTGAACAGTGTAATACAAACCAAAGTTTTGATTTGATGTTTTGTGACAATACAAATGACATAGAGAATATAAAAGGTTCTGCGTATTTGACTGAAGATGTTCTTTCTATCAATGAGGAACCTAATACATTAATTGATAGTAGCAAAAACATAATGAGTG atttattgCTAACTGCCGATTCTAATACTGCGTTAAATATTGGGATATCAAATGTGAATAACGATATCAAAGATAATTCGACAATATTAAACAAGCCCTCTGATGTAACAGAGAACGTTGAATGTGATGAATTTGActctacttttataatttatggaaACGCATATGTCGTTGACAAATTTAAAAGTCCTAAAAAATCTCTCAAGATTTTATCAGAAGTACCAAatgtgaataatatattagtaaaagAGACAACACTTCCAATGCTTACAGAGAAGACTGACAATATTCCATACAACAATATGCAGCTgagtaataaatatagtaccattaataacaataatgctTCTTTAAATGCAAATGAGACTCACATCCTCGATAATATTTCAACTGGTACATTAGTTCCACCTGCGGAATTTACATTCATAGAGAATCagttaaaatcaaattatgaaattaacgataataatactgacaatgagtctGATACTTCTATTACATCTAAAAATAGTTTTGATGATAGTTTTCATACATCAGATTGCTCTATGTTTGAAGACACAGATGAAGATCAAACTGAAAATACACGTGAATATATAACTAATACAAGCAAAAGTAAAACTGTGAACAGTACATTAAATTTGACATCATGCTTATCTAAAGTAGCTGTATGGGATGATAGAAATATGTATGTGGAAACTTCTAACAATCctaaatcgaaaaaattaagtatgtgcccatattgtaaaaaacttCAAACACAATTTACAAGGCACTTAGAATGGatacataaaaatgaagaagatGTGAAAAAGTTCTCTCTTTTACCTAAGG GTAATTCAGAACGAAAGAAGATTATTGGTATACTTCGACGAACAggaaatttcatatataatacagattCTAACATAAATAAAGGAGATTTAATTGTATGTCGGCGTCCAAGAACAAATAAACAAGCAGCCGATTTTATTCCTTGTGCAAAATGTAAAGGTTTTTTTgctaaaaacaatataagacaTCATTTTCGTTCTTGTGTACAGAAACAAGAACCTCaacgaaatgtaaaattattggGACGTACTGTTGCTTGTCGTATACATCACAGTGCATGTACATTGTTAAGAAGATTGGTATTCCCAGTTATGAGAGAAGACAATATAACTCAAATTATTAGATACGACGAGTTACTGATTGCTTATGGCAACAAACTGTGTCAGAATAAGTATCGTCCCCAACATCACGATATGATCCGAGCGCGATTGAGATTACTTGGACGATTTCTTATTGTTTTGAGAGATATCGATAACAGTGTAGTAGATTTTACTTCAATATATGATCCAATAAAATACGAACAATGCATCAAAGTTGTCAATAAACTTGCACAATTTGATGAAACGACTGagacatataaaatattatctgttGCATCATCTTTGGGAAGATACATTAAACAAGTTGGGCAAGTATTAAAAAGTATGTGCATTAAGAAACAAGAATTTCACAAACAAACTGTGGTAGaagattttttgaaattatttacagaGAATTATCTTGccagtataaataaaatgatacttGAAACTCAAGAGTATAAAAAAAGGggacaaaaaaatattgtcttgCCATCAATAGATGATATTGAGATGTTCAATACTTATCTCAAATTTGAACGCACAAAAGCtctacaatttttacaaacaactGGTTTCTCGATTCAAGCATGGCGTATGCTAGCTGAAACAACATTAGTATCTATTATGGTATTTAATAGAAGACATCCTGGTGAACTAGAGcgtattttaattgaaaatttgaaaaattgtgcAGCAATTTCAAAAGAAGAAGCAcctgaattatataaatctttatccAAATATGTACGAATGACAATACGCGATAATTTAGGAAGACTAGTTCCTGTGTTGCTCcatgaagaaatattaaaatgtatgcaAATGATTGTTAATTATCGTAAACATGCTGGTGTTCCCGAAAATAATCCTTATATCTTTGGTATATATACAATCGACAAaaacagatataaatatttaaaagcaaGTGTATTAATGCGAAAACATTCTATAATTTCTGGATTGAAAATACCAACTTCGTTAcgaaatacaatattatggGAACATATTGCTACAGTATGCATTTCATTAGCTATATCTGAACATGAAGTGAATGATCTAACGGATTTCAAGTCCCatcacgaaaaaataaataaattgcattataAACAGTCTGTCATAACAAATTTGGCTATATCACGTTTATTCAAATACACACAAGGAGAAGATGCAAGCGATGAAAGCGATGTTGATGAGGATGAAAATGAGAATGATATGACTAATGATAGTAACatacattcaattttaaatatttctgatacTTTATCAGCATTAACAAAAACAAGACAATCTGAACAGCTGCCTATCAAAGAGAAAGATTtcaataatcatataaataataatataaagaaaaataaag TAAACCGCTTTTTAGCTCCTAAAAGGAAAATTAATCATAATAGTGAAAATATGACCGAATCAGACGATGAATTTAATACAGaattagatttaaatatttccaatactttatcattaaaagagACAAAGCAATCTGAAGAAGTGTTTAGGAGAAAGAAtaacgtaaataataatacagagagaaataaaaagaaaaggaaagttTTGAATTAA